One window from the genome of Alnus glutinosa chromosome 13, dhAlnGlut1.1, whole genome shotgun sequence encodes:
- the LOC133855028 gene encoding uncharacterized protein LOC133855028 isoform X1 has protein sequence MPCSFEVYFFERCPSNGECYQGKLECVRGYRKHGKFCVEDGDINETAKKLSEWVEVHLCEAYAQFLCDGIGTVWVREDDVWKELDGHELMKNVGLDSATYMYTKQRAMDAVGRLLETRRNPHG, from the exons ATTTCTTTGAGCGTTGTCCAAGTAATGGAGAATGTTATCAAGGCAAGTTGGAATGTGTGCGAGGTTATAGAAAGCATGGTAAGTTCTGTGTAGAAGATGGAGATATTAATGAAACAGCTAAGAAACTT TCGGAGTGGGTAGAAGTTCATCTTTGTGAAGCATATGCTCAATTTTTGTGCGATGGAATTGGGACAGTTTGG GTAAGAGAGGATGATGTATGGAAGGAGTTAGATGGACATGAGCTGATGAAAAATGTTGGCTTGGACAGTGCGACCTATATGTATACAAAACAAAGGGCAATGGATGCTGTTGGCAGATTATTGGAGACAAGGAGAAATCCTCATGG atag
- the LOC133855028 gene encoding uncharacterized protein LOC133855028 isoform X2, whose translation MGSKLCLVHSKSISLSVVQVMENVIKASWNVCEVIESMSEWVEVHLCEAYAQFLCDGIGTVWVREDDVWKELDGHELMKNVGLDSATYMYTKQRAMDAVGRLLETRRNPHG comes from the exons ATTTCTTTGAGCGTTGTCCAAGTAATGGAGAATGTTATCAAGGCAAGTTGGAATGTGTGCGAGGTTATAGAAAGCATG TCGGAGTGGGTAGAAGTTCATCTTTGTGAAGCATATGCTCAATTTTTGTGCGATGGAATTGGGACAGTTTGG GTAAGAGAGGATGATGTATGGAAGGAGTTAGATGGACATGAGCTGATGAAAAATGTTGGCTTGGACAGTGCGACCTATATGTATACAAAACAAAGGGCAATGGATGCTGTTGGCAGATTATTGGAGACAAGGAGAAATCCTCATGG atag